In Synergistaceae bacterium, a single genomic region encodes these proteins:
- a CDS encoding 4Fe-4S binding protein has protein sequence KIAAIMGVAAGDSVPLRAFLRCKGTKECSPRQLVYEGINDCRSAVTIPGGSPNACPFGCVGLGTCVKVCKFGALSMGEDGLPKVDIKKCVGCGACVEACPKAMLCLEPVTADVIVACNSHWKGPAVKGVCSAGCIGCTLCAKICPAQAIEIVNNLAVIDQSKCTKCGKCAEKCPAKCIKTGESIEVLQKSA, from the coding sequence AAAAATTGCGGCAATTATGGGTGTTGCTGCTGGAGATTCTGTCCCGTTAAGAGCGTTTTTACGTTGCAAGGGTACGAAAGAGTGTTCACCTCGTCAATTAGTTTATGAAGGTATCAACGACTGCAGATCTGCTGTAACGATTCCCGGAGGTTCTCCGAATGCGTGTCCGTTTGGGTGCGTAGGTTTAGGGACGTGCGTAAAAGTCTGCAAATTCGGCGCGCTCTCAATGGGTGAAGATGGGCTCCCGAAAGTTGACATCAAAAAATGTGTGGGCTGCGGTGCTTGTGTTGAGGCATGTCCAAAAGCTATGTTATGTCTTGAACCTGTTACGGCTGATGTTATTGTCGCTTGTAATTCACATTGGAAGGGGCCGGCGGTTAAAGGCGTTTGCAGTGCTGGTTGTATCGGTTGTACATTGTGCGCGAAAATTTGTCCTGCTCAAGCTATAGAAATCGTGAATAATTTAGCAGTGATAGATCAGTCGAAGTGTACGAAATGCGGAAAATGTGCGGAAAAATGTCCGGCCAAGTGCATTAAGACCGGCGAAAGTATAGAAGTCTTGCAGAAATCCGCATAA